In a genomic window of Nostoc sp. UHCC 0870:
- the ruvA gene encoding Holliday junction branch migration protein RuvA: MISYLKGIVAGIQNQNSNRVILTLEVNGMGYDLQIPQRLAKQLPTTGDLVQIFTHYQVREEVPLLYGFASPAERDLFRHLLTVSGVGAASAIALLDTLELPDLVQAIIAANTQILIQAPGVGKKIAERICLELKAKLIEWRKSAGFFVATEGPAPGILEEVQMTLFALGYTAHEVSHALHVVSEDIGLPKDAYVEDWIRQAIAHLSSSEQVS; the protein is encoded by the coding sequence ATGATTAGTTATCTCAAAGGTATAGTTGCCGGTATCCAAAACCAAAACAGCAATCGCGTGATTTTGACCCTCGAAGTCAACGGGATGGGTTATGACTTGCAAATTCCCCAACGGTTAGCCAAACAACTACCCACAACTGGGGACTTGGTGCAAATCTTCACCCATTACCAAGTTCGGGAAGAAGTACCATTACTGTACGGTTTTGCTTCTCCAGCAGAACGAGATTTATTTCGCCATTTATTAACGGTGAGTGGTGTAGGTGCAGCTTCAGCGATCGCGTTATTAGATACTCTGGAATTACCAGATTTAGTCCAAGCCATCATTGCTGCTAACACCCAAATACTCATTCAAGCCCCTGGTGTGGGTAAGAAAATCGCTGAACGCATTTGTTTGGAACTGAAAGCTAAATTAATCGAGTGGCGCAAATCAGCAGGCTTCTTCGTCGCCACCGAAGGGCCAGCCCCCGGTATTCTAGAAGAAGTGCAAATGACTTTATTTGCCCTAGGATACACAGCCCACGAAGTCAGCCACGCCTTACACGTAGTTAGTGAAGATATTGGATTACCAAAAGATGCCTATGTAGAAGATTGGATCAGACAAGCGATCGCTCATCTAAGCAGTAGTGAGCAAGTTAGTTAA
- a CDS encoding sucrose-phosphate phosphatase, which produces MKPFLFVTDLDHTFVGNDAALVQLTQMLTEHRQEYGTKIVYATGRSPVLYKELQEEKNLVEPDGLVLSVGTEIYLDGDGTPDAAWSEILSLGWNQELVLSITQQFPDLVPQPDSEQRPYKISFFLQQEVAAIVIPQLESELEKCELNVKLIYSSGIDLDIVPRSSDKGQAMQFLRRKWKFAAEQTVVCGDSGNDIALFAVGNERGIIVGNARPELLEWHSDYPADHRYLAQDFCAGGILEGLKYFGFL; this is translated from the coding sequence ATGAAACCATTTCTGTTTGTCACCGACTTAGATCACACATTTGTAGGTAATGACGCAGCCCTGGTACAACTGACTCAAATGCTGACGGAGCATCGCCAAGAATATGGTACGAAGATAGTCTATGCTACTGGGCGATCGCCTGTTTTGTACAAGGAACTGCAAGAGGAAAAAAATCTTGTAGAACCAGATGGGTTAGTTCTTTCAGTGGGTACAGAGATTTATCTTGATGGTGATGGTACTCCTGATGCAGCTTGGTCAGAAATTCTCTCCCTCGGTTGGAATCAGGAATTGGTATTATCAATTACTCAGCAATTTCCTGATTTAGTCCCACAACCAGACTCAGAACAGCGTCCCTATAAAATCAGCTTTTTCCTTCAGCAAGAAGTAGCTGCTATTGTGATACCACAACTTGAGTCAGAGTTAGAGAAATGTGAATTAAATGTAAAGTTAATTTATAGTAGCGGTATTGACCTTGACATTGTGCCGCGTAGCAGCGATAAAGGTCAGGCAATGCAGTTTCTACGTCGGAAGTGGAAATTTGCAGCAGAACAAACAGTTGTCTGTGGTGATTCAGGTAATGATATTGCTTTATTCGCTGTAGGCAACGAACGGGGAATCATAGTCGGGAACGCCCGGCCAGAGTTGCTGGAATGGCACAGCGATTATCCCGCAGACCATCGTTACCTAGCACAAGATTTTTGTGCGGGTGGAATTCTTGAAGGTTTAAAGTATTTTGGTTTCCTATAA
- a CDS encoding ChuX/HutX family heme-like substrate-binding protein — protein sequence MTTLREFLEACENLGTLRLIVTSSAAVLEARGKIEKLFYAELPKGKYANLHTEGFEFHLNMDKITQVKFETGTAKRGNFTTYTIRFLDEKQEPALSAFLQWGKPGEYEPGQVEAWQSLKEKYGEVWNPLPIETL from the coding sequence ATGACTACTTTGAGAGAATTTTTAGAAGCTTGTGAAAATCTAGGAACACTGCGGTTAATTGTTACTAGCAGTGCGGCTGTGTTAGAAGCACGAGGCAAAATAGAAAAGCTATTTTATGCAGAATTACCCAAAGGTAAATATGCTAACCTTCACACCGAAGGCTTTGAATTTCATTTGAATATGGATAAGATTACCCAAGTAAAGTTTGAAACTGGTACAGCAAAAAGAGGTAATTTTACAACTTACACCATTCGTTTTTTAGATGAAAAGCAAGAACCTGCTTTGAGTGCATTTTTACAATGGGGTAAACCAGGAGAATACGAACCAGGACAAGTGGAAGCTTGGCAAAGTTTGAAAGAAAAGTATGGTGAAGTGTGGAATCCTTTACCTATAGAAACTCTATAG